The nucleotide sequence GGATCCCTGCCGCACGTAAAGCGATCAGCAAATCAGTAACTAAGTCGGCATTCGCTATTGGAGCAGAAATTTTTCCTGCTTCAGACGACACATTAGCTTGAACGTTGAGTACTTGCCTTATTAAATGACAAGCCTCCTTGATGTGCTGTGATTGTTGGACTCTCAAATGTAATGAAGAGGTGCCTATGGACGCTTTCAATTCGTCCACGGTTCCCTCGGCAACTACACGGCCACGATCAATGACCGCAATTCTGTCTGCCAGTTGATCCGCTTCATCGAGATATTGCGTTGTCAGCAGTACGGTTGACCCCGTATCCACCAAGCGTCGGATCGTATCCCACATCTGTGCACGGGTACGAGGGTCCAACCCGGTAGTCGGTTCGTCCAAGAAAATAAGCGGTGGCTGTGCGATGAGGCTCGCTGCCAGATCCAAGCGGCGTCGCATCCCGCCGGAGAAATGTTTTAGCGGACGCTTCGCTGCCTCAGTCAGTCCAAATTCCTCAAGCAAATCATATGCTTTTTGTCGCGACTCTGCACGTCCTAGTCCGAGTAACCGGGAGAAGATGACCAGATTCTCGGTCGCGCTTAACGCTTCATCGACCGATGCATACTGGCCAGTTACCCCGATCAACTGACGGACGATCTGCGACTCCTTCACCGTATCATACCCGAAGATTTTCGCGGAACCTGCATCCGGCCGAAGCAAGGTCGCCAGCATGCGAATTGCTGTCGTCTTCCCTGCCCCATTCGGACCAAGCACACCGTAGATCGTACCTGCACGTACATTCAAGTCTATACCATCTACCGCACGGTTGTCGCCAAAAGCTTTCACGAGTCCGCGCGCTTCAACAGCCCATTCATGATCCATCGTAAGTTCCTCCCTGCAACTAAATGTTTACAAGGGAATCGTACCTCATGATTATGAACTGAATATGAATCAGATTGCTTGCCGAACAAAAAAATGGTGCTCCAAGTTTAAACCCTGGACACCATTTTTCATTTCATATTATGATTTTCTATTGAAGTTGTCGTCGTACTTACATAATAAGCCTTAATGCCCCATCATCGTTGATGGGTCTGGTCTTTCCCCTGCTTCTACAGCATTGTGGTCCTCTTTCACACGCGGTTTGCGCAATGTGAGGCTGATCAGAATGCCAAGAGCAGCGATGCAAGCCGTTAAGAAAAAGAGGTCATCATAAGCATTCGCCTGAATTTGCAGTATGTTGGGGCTTGCCTCAGCTTGATCCATGTAGTGAGTAATTCTTGACGTTAAGAACCCCGTTAATCCGGCAATCGCGAACGACATGACAACTTGCTGCGTAGCTGTCGTTAGCGGAGTTACCCGACTAACGAGTCTGAGTGGCGCCGAATTCAATACATGGGTATTGATCGCCATCATCGACAGCCCCATTCCGACCCCCATTAATGCAAGTGGGAGCATGATCTGAAGCTTCGAGCTTTCAAGCCCGATGTGAGATAATAAATATAAAGCAACTGTAATTATAATTAGTCCGACGAACGCAAGCGGACGAGCGCCTAATTTATCGAACAGCTTGCCACCAATTGGCATGAAGATGATTGAACCAAGCGCCATCGGGAGCGTCGTTAATCCGCTTTGCAACGGAGTATATCCAAGCAGATTTTGCAGGAACAACGGAACCATTAGAATGGAACCAATAAGCGCAATTTGCGAAATCCAAGTAAGAACAACCCCGCGCGTGAAATCGGAAGAGCCGAATACTCGAAGTTCTAGAAGCGGTTGCTTCTGACGAAGCTCCACGATGATAAAGATGATGAGCGCAACGCCCCCAATGATCAATCCTGTCAGCGTCCGACTTGAAGTCCAATTCGTTCCGCCTTCACTCATTCCGAAAGCTAGCATGGAGAATGCGATTGGTGCTAAAACTATTCCCCAGATGTCTAGTGCAGGAGTTTTGTGCCGTTCGAGCACTGGCAAGTATTTAATGCCTACTAACAATGCGGCAATACCGATCGGCAAGTTAATCAAGAATATCCAATGCCAAGAAGCGAACCCGATAATCCATCCTGACAGAATAGGCCCGGCAGCAGGTGCGAGAAGCATAGGAATGCCAAGCATTGCCATAACAGAGCCTCTCTTATTTGATGGTGAAAGCTTGAAGATCATAGCCATCCCGATTGGGGCGACCATCCCTCCGCCAAGTCCTTGAATAACGCGGAACAGCACAAGTTGTTCAACCGTCTGCGCGAGTGCGCATAGTACCGATCCGAGTGTAAATAATGTAATCGTTATAAGGAAAATCTGTTTGGCTCCGTACCTATCTGTCATCCAGCCTGCCAAGGGGATTACAGCTGACATGGCTAGAGTATAGCCAGTAATCGTCCATTGGATCCCTTTGAGTGAGGTGTCGAAGTAATGCTGAAGATTGGGAATTGCGACATTAACGACTGTGCTATCCAGAATAACCATGATCATTCCAATGATTACGGCCATTAATGGCATAATTAGCGATGTAATTGAGAATTCTGGCTCATTTGTTGCTGTGTTAGGCTTTGACATCAGTTTAGTTCCTCTCCTTGACGATATAAGATAAACATTTTACTATTGACTTATTGTTTCTGCGGAAAACCAATGGGTCAAACGATGAACGGCAAAGTATATTTTACTTGATTTCATTTCAATGTCAACAGTTTTTGAAGGAGGGAAAATGTTGAGTCTAATTAGACAAAATATACTGGAGTCCGCCACGAGATATTTTTCAATGAATGGTTATGCGGCCACCTCAATTCAGGACATCGCCGATGATTGCGGCATAGCTAAAGGGTCCTTGTATAAGTTTTTTCAGTCGAAGGAAGATTTGTTTATCGCCTTCCATGATTCACAGCAGAATGCCTTATATAGTGAGATCGAAAGCATTAGAGCAAACGATACAATAAGCTTGAAGGAAGCTTTTATTCTAGAGACAGCATGTCACTTTAAGTTTTTCCTGAACAATAAATTTATTATGCATGACATTAAAGAACTAGGACCTTCCAAGGGACAAATCGCTCCTTATTTCTACCGTTTAAGAGCTAATCACCTGATGTATAGCAAGGATGGCTTGCTACGCTTTCTCGGCGGCGAGATCGAACCGAATATTTGGGATTTAGTTATGATGTATAGCGGCACCATGCGAGAATATATTTTTCTGATTGTTTTTGAGAATAAGCCTCTTATTGTTAGCGATGTAGCTGCTTATATTGTTGACCGAATAGAGGAAATGGCTTCGTGCATCATCCAGAAGAAAACAGAGCCGATTTTGCAGAGTGTGGTTATGAACGATTATTTGCAGTGCGAGCTGGAGGGCAGAACAATCTCGTTCGCAGCTTGTCGGACAAACCTGCTGGAAAACTTATTATCGACCATTAAGGAGCTTCCGATTACAAATTTTCGGAAAGCTGAGCTAAGTGATGCCGTCATTATACTGCAAGAGGAGCTAGCAAAAGAAAGCCCCAAATCTGTCCTCGTTCGTGCACTATTAGAATTTGTCGGGCAGCAGCATGAGCTTAGTAATTCGACCAAGCTAATAGAGAAATATGTTGCATTGCAGCAAGGTCATTGCAACTGATTTATTAAATCAGAGGGCCGGAAGACGATTCCGGCTCTCTATTCATGCAAGAGGGGGATTTCATTGGCGACAGTATTGGTTGTAGACGATGAGAAGCATATTCGCGAACTGATTAGACTTTATCTAGAGGATGA is from Candidatus Cohnella colombiensis and encodes:
- a CDS encoding ATP-binding cassette domain-containing protein, which encodes MDHEWAVEARGLVKAFGDNRAVDGIDLNVRAGTIYGVLGPNGAGKTTAIRMLATLLRPDAGSAKIFGYDTVKESQIVRQLIGVTGQYASVDEALSATENLVIFSRLLGLGRAESRQKAYDLLEEFGLTEAAKRPLKHFSGGMRRRLDLAASLIAQPPLIFLDEPTTGLDPRTRAQMWDTIRRLVDTGSTVLLTTQYLDEADQLADRIAVIDRGRVVAEGTVDELKASIGTSSLHLRVQQSQHIKEACHLIRQVLNVQANVSSEAGKISAPIANADLVTDLLIALRAAGIPLAEMSVQKPSLDEVFLTITGHDAKGNEQQLEQESTEAEVAKV
- a CDS encoding DHA2 family efflux MFS transporter permease subunit gives rise to the protein MSKPNTATNEPEFSITSLIMPLMAVIIGMIMVILDSTVVNVAIPNLQHYFDTSLKGIQWTITGYTLAMSAVIPLAGWMTDRYGAKQIFLITITLFTLGSVLCALAQTVEQLVLFRVIQGLGGGMVAPIGMAMIFKLSPSNKRGSVMAMLGIPMLLAPAAGPILSGWIIGFASWHWIFLINLPIGIAALLVGIKYLPVLERHKTPALDIWGIVLAPIAFSMLAFGMSEGGTNWTSSRTLTGLIIGGVALIIFIIVELRQKQPLLELRVFGSSDFTRGVVLTWISQIALIGSILMVPLFLQNLLGYTPLQSGLTTLPMALGSIIFMPIGGKLFDKLGARPLAFVGLIIITVALYLLSHIGLESSKLQIMLPLALMGVGMGLSMMAINTHVLNSAPLRLVSRVTPLTTATQQVVMSFAIAGLTGFLTSRITHYMDQAEASPNILQIQANAYDDLFFLTACIAALGILISLTLRKPRVKEDHNAVEAGERPDPSTMMGH
- a CDS encoding TetR/AcrR family transcriptional regulator — encoded protein: MLSLIRQNILESATRYFSMNGYAATSIQDIADDCGIAKGSLYKFFQSKEDLFIAFHDSQQNALYSEIESIRANDTISLKEAFILETACHFKFFLNNKFIMHDIKELGPSKGQIAPYFYRLRANHLMYSKDGLLRFLGGEIEPNIWDLVMMYSGTMREYIFLIVFENKPLIVSDVAAYIVDRIEEMASCIIQKKTEPILQSVVMNDYLQCELEGRTISFAACRTNLLENLLSTIKELPITNFRKAELSDAVIILQEELAKESPKSVLVRALLEFVGQQHELSNSTKLIEKYVALQQGHCN